CCGTGTTCGACCTGACAGTGCCCGGCCCGGCGTCGTGGCTGGCCGACGGCGTCGTGATGCACAACTCGGGGGCCATCGAGCAGGACGCCGACCTCGTCATGTTCATCTACCGCGACGAGTACTACGACCCGCACAGCGAGAAGCACGGCATCGCCGAGATCATCGTCGGCAAGCAGCGCAACGGACCCACCGGCAGCCTGGAGCTGCAGTTCCACAACGCGCACGTGCGCTTCAACGACCTCGCGAAGGGGCCGCACTGAACCGGCCGGGCGCCGCCCGCGCGCATGAGGCGTGCGAGAAAGCCCACATCGGCCTCTCAGGGGCCCTTCATGCGCACCCATCGACCAGGACGCGATAACCGGCTCGGACCCGGCCAGGGAGGCGGCCCGTCGGAAGGCATTTTTCACGTGGGGGCGGAAAGGCCCCGTGGTAGACTCCCCCAGATTTGCTAGGAGGAGACGGTATGGCCTCACTACGCGAGCGGATGTCTCGCTTGCTCAGTCCCAAGATCGAGGCAGTCGGGCTCGAGGTGGGGACCAGCGCGCTGAAAGTGGTGGAGCTGCGCGCCGGTAACCCCCCGACGCTGGGCGCCCTCGCCGTGCGGCCGATGCCTCCTGGCCTCGTCACCGAGGACGAGGTCACCGACCCACAGGGGCTGGCAGAGGAGATAAAGGCGCTCTTCCATGAGGCCGGGATACAGCGCCGCTTCACGGTAACGGCCGTCAGCAACCGCCAGGCCATCACGCGTAACATCCACGTTCCGCGCATGACCGTGGCCGAGCTGGACGAGGCGATCCGCTGGGAAGCGGAGCGCTACATCCCTTTCCCGATCGACGAGGTGGTCCTCGACTACTTCGTGCTCGACAACCCTGAGGACGTCGAGGAGGGGGGTCAGCTCGAGGTCGTCATCGCGGCCGCGCGGCTCGACGAGGTGTCGCAGCAGGTCGAGTACCTGAAGCACGCCGGGCTCGAACCGCACGTCATCGACGTGAAGCCGTTCTCGCTGCTGCGCGCGCTGCGCGGGTCGCTCCACGGCGAGCACCTCACGAAGGACACCCTGTCGGGCGAGAACTTCACGGAGGCCAACGAGATCGGGGTTGTGCTCGAGATCGCCGCCAGCACCTCGACCGTCACGCTCGTG
Above is a genomic segment from Trueperaceae bacterium containing:
- a CDS encoding intein-containing replicative DNA helicase gives rise to the protein GTSAAAGAAAARATARAAPATGGSDLVWDDIVAIEPAGTHPVFDLTVPGPASWLADGVVMHNSGAIEQDADLVMFIYRDEYYDPHSEKHGIAEIIVGKQRNGPTGSLELQFHNAHVRFNDLAKGPH
- the pilM gene encoding type IV pilus assembly protein PilM, coding for MASLRERMSRLLSPKIEAVGLEVGTSALKVVELRAGNPPTLGALAVRPMPPGLVTEDEVTDPQGLAEEIKALFHEAGIQRRFTVTAVSNRQAITRNIHVPRMTVAELDEAIRWEAERYIPFPIDEVVLDYFVLDNPEDVEEGGQLEVVIAAARLDEVSQQVEYLKHAGLEPHVIDVKPFSLLRALRGSLHGEHLTKDTLSGENFTEANEIGVVLEIAASTSTVTLVRGQRVLMNRNINVSGDDFTAAVQRAFGLDFDSAEDVKIEYGTATIPTEDEEDLLNFDAKREQFSPSRVYDALRPVLVELTTEIRRSLEFFRVQSGDATISRMVVTGGGAKLRGLPEAIGDALGIKVELGDPWLSVTVDENRFDTHYLRKVGSEFAVPLGLALRGVAGVD